CATCATTATCTGCTCAAGTTTGTAGAAACATAACAAGTTGACATTCATTACTATTAAAATGAAATTCAATGCAAGTATTCAAGATTGTAAAGCCAGAAAAAAGCTTAAACAAGCTTCGCAAAAGACGCtgtaggttaaaaaaaaaagaagctaaacaACTACCGaacacaaggctcccgcagtgagcGGGGGGTTAGGAACAGGCAGGATGTAGCAGATTTtaccctacataatatgtggagaggttgtttacaagaattgaacctatgacctagGTCGCACtcttacaactctaccactgggttACATGTTCGCATAAGATGCTAATCAAAATCAATGCAAGTCCTCAAGATTGTACAACTTGAACAAGCTTCAGGAATAAGATGCTGTAAAgctagaaatttttttttaagaatgcGAGTCATTGAGGTTTTTAATAGTCAATAGCATCGCTGAGCCAGCCCCCCACAGCTGCagcaataatttttaaaaacttaTAAGTTATGACACCCAATAAATAGGTGGCCCTGAATAAAAattcttttgcattcaaaaaaaaagagcataaaaTACGTACAGGCAAGGGCAGATTTTGGCTCGATACACCTATCTTATCGGAATGGAAACAAAGCATAGTTATGATACATGTCATttgttaaatttaaaatttactaACTGCCGGTCTGACGGccttctaaaattttaaaaaatatcactGAAATTTCCCAGAAGGACCTCAACCCTTTAAACAACAGGTCCATTTTTCATAGGTGAATGTAAATCCTCATATTGCTTCCCTCCATTCTTGGTGGTGATgtctttaaaatatatataaaaaataacccCTGATTTCTATGGTGAAATGTTAATAtgataattttcttagaagttttataGTTCTTAAATTAGTTAGCTATTATGAAAAACTTCCgatacataatataataggaGACAATAACCAAAAATATCAGGATATGTACTTTATAATACACCATTTCACAACTATGGTCTCCACAAGCATCATGCATTGTCACATTAAATGAGGATTTTGATCAGATAATCATTCAGTACGGTCATGCAGTttactcatgttataagttTTTAAGAATgtttttaaataagttagttatTATGAATAACTTGCTATACAGAATAAGATAGGAGACAATAACAAAAAACATCATGATATGGAGACACTCTATAAATCATCATTTCACAACTATGATCGCCACAAGTATCATGCATTGTCACGCACACTAAATGAGGATTTTGATTAGATAATCAATCAATACCATGCGAATTCAGGGAGTTTACTCATGGCTTCAAAACTCATCAATTCTATATGGCTATTCGTCCTTCCAATATGTTCTGTGAGAGGTCTCAATTTAAATGATAAAAGGGAAATCATGATAACCAGGTGCCACACACAATTGAATGCATAAGATATGTGAACTCTAATCTGAAGGATGCAATTTGTTTCTTATATCTGATAATATAAGCATCAAATTACTTCcaacaaaattataaacaaTTAAATAACTCTACGGTTGACTAACCGGTAGTGCCTCAAGAGTGAAAAGCACATGTCCAAGGAAAAGAGCATCCAAACTTGATGGTCTGCATAATTGCAACTTCCTCGACTGAGTTTGTAacgaaaagaaacaaatatcaaCCACGTTGAATCCAAAAGACTCACCTGTTCTCAAAGAGAAATTCCTGTTCCCCTAACCTCGCTGACAGAGCGCCATAAGCAACCTTCGCTCTTTTATATATCTACTCgtaaaaaatatataaccatAAGTGAGTTCAAAGTTATTAAaccaaaaaatgaaattacacaagaataAGAATGGAGTAGGAAAAACACCATCACCCCTCTGGCCCATCCTCTTTACAATCAGTGTCCAgataaatatcaaaaaatgcaaaaatctAACACACACATCCATacacagaaaaagaaaggaagccCCAGTTTTAAAGTTTGAACAGTAATAAGACAGCGTAGAAGCGGACCTCTTCTTCAATTTGCTCGGCATTGGCTTTAGTAATTCCCAGTCGCTGCTTTACGGAATACTTTTGCTTGATGAATAAAACCTTCCCTATTGGCCATGGAAGatcagaaaaataaattttgtagGCAGAATCTCCATCAGACCCCACCCAGAGTTCATACGCAGTTGCATCAGCCAGCCAGGAGGTAATCATTGCTTTTGTAGAAATCCATTCTGGCACAGAATGGATCTCAGTGTCCAGGTCAACAAGACCATCTTCCTTCAGGCGATCGATAACCCCACCATTCTCATTATTATAGGCCACAAAAGTTCCAGACTCAACGTAAGGAATTTGATCTACCACAGAAATCCAGAACAACAACATGATTTCAATATTGATCACCTAAACCAACTAGGTTGGCAGCATAGGCAAATACATGCGCGcgcacacaaacacaaaaaccacATCATAGTATTAGACATCAAGAATATTTGTTACCCACATCATAGTATTAGACATCAAGCATATTTGTTACCGCAAAACAGCTAATTGTTACAGCAATTATTCCAAacattaaaagttaaaacaatcAATAAGCATCCAAAAGAATATTTCTCCACATGGGCATTCAGGAAGCGCGTACTATAATGTAGCAGCCTCCACTATTGCTGCAACATGCCCCTttgacaaagaagaagaagagaatctcCAGCAACGTCAAGGCAGGAACTGACAACGATCTATGAAATCATTGTATGCACAATACTTAACAATTATTTTATCATCATATGCAACAACATATGCCATTTTCTAGTTTATACCAGCTGTACTAGAAAAATTCATCAAGAACAATTTGGATATGTTTTTTGTCATTCAATTGTATCTCTATGTATTGCACAAGTATGCATGTTATACTGTCAAATCTGCAAGAAGATAGAATCAATATCTGATGCATAATTTGGATAAGTTTTTTGTCATTCATCCATATCTCTGTATTGCACAAGTAACTATGCATGCTAATATGCTATGTTGTCATTTCTGCAAGAAGATAGAATCAATATCTGATGCATAATGCAGTAAGAGCTCCCATCTTCAGGAAAAAAAGGGCAGATGCAAACAAAATAAGATTATTTCCACCGTAACCCTTCCATGTATCTATAATTTCGgaaaaacaataagaaaatgATCAGGAAATCAATTATAATCATTGTAACAAATGTCGATGCAACTCAAGTTGGACCTCGGAACAAAGATAAATTTAGGCTTCATACCTAAATAGAATCTTATAAGAATACGTGCAACAAgacattgaaattgaaaaatattatatagCCACTTGATATTGACATATCTTATCACCCAAACTCTttcaaattaagaaaaatacCCAATTAAACCTTGATTTCCCAGCTTCCAAATTGCAACAGTGAGACCCAAGAAATTTACAAAACCAAGCCAATTAAACTCAGTAAACTACATTCCCGACCAATTGAAACCCCGCATCATCTCCATTCCATTTGCTATTTccaatacaaacaaaaatattaaagaaTTTTCTTCGTTTAATTGTTAAGTATACTAAGACATTGATTCTTCTACGTTCATCTTCTAGGCCaaatttgggtttttgtaaggaatagaaaaataaaacagaaaatactcGGTAAATAATGCACCTAAAGGCATcacaaggaaaaataaattaagtttTCAAGAACCTAATAGACAAGAAGAGCAAACAGAGTATACCCACAAGTATATTCGCAGAACCCACCAAGGAAAACCACGTATAAGTGAATAAAAGAGATATGAATACCTGAGTCAGGGAATATGGAATTGAAATCCAACTGAAAGGGAACTCGAGCAAGTTTGAGATACAAATAAACGGGCAAGCAAGTAGGGCAGGCGGTGGGGAGATTGAAACAGGACTTTCTAGTAACGAGTGTGAAGTTCTCTGCTCTCTCTTGTACTTCCTCCATTATTATCTATCAGAGCTTCAACGAGTCGAGCGAAGATCGGGCGAGGAGAATACTGAAAACACTGGGTTTTTTTGGAGGGTTTGGGAATTGGATCCGATCACCACGTTTGGGTTGATGGATCCGGATCAGGAAGACAAGTATCTGAAGAAGCCCAAAAAATAAGCCCACGTTCGGAAAATTCTAGAGAAATTTGTTTCCCATTGATTCGAACATTTGACattgacacacatatgtctaattcaATAAATTGTCAATCGAACCACCTCTTATATTGGTACACAATCTATCAATAACAATTTTATTCATAAATTGAAACATGTGGCAATGAAAACCTCCGAGTTATGCATATCATACAATTGGAATTTAAACTTCAAAATTcatactaattattttttttattgtaaggGAGTGGGatggggaggctcgaactcgagacctctattaAATACCATACATATAAATGACATTTGATTCTCAATTTATAGTAATTATTTAgtttaacaaaaaattaattttaaacatgCATCTTGTTTTCAATAATGGTTGCCTTTTTTAGTGCCTTAATCTATTACACACATGTTGAAATCATAACATTAAAAGagtaatatttatattatatatagttAAAGAATCTCCAAAAGTAAAAATCATAATCAACCAATTTAAGATTAGGAGAGTACAAGATCATAGTTATCTTAAAAGGATCACCCTCAACATTCTACCTTCAATATTAGAGGCTACAAATATGTTATGTTGACACGTGGCATAAAAAAATAGCAAAAATTTATTAATCTTTTGAAATAGTTTTGTGTTAGTTGTCACCCAAACAAGGCCTTTTACTTTATCTTCTTGATGTTCCAGGCTAAAACATGACAAGGAAATTTCGAAGCATGGTGTAAATCTTATTACTCATGCAATTGGAGATCCCCATTTTGACCGACCGACTGTCGAGGATTTTACTCGAAGAGGTTTTCTTAGCCCGCAGACACCTAGGTGGGGGTGGGGGCTCTATATTACACAACTATTTTCCCTTACTCTTGGGCTGGTAGCCTGCCTGGTACTAGGGCCTTCTATGACATGCAACTTGCAATGGCGGTCCATTTGCTACCACTGGTTAGGAATTGGGATGTTCCATCCCGCCTCAAGACTGGCCCAACCCCGATGACCATCCCAGGCCTGTAGTCTGACCGTCCCAGAAGACCATCTTGGGACAGAGTTGACCTCGAACATCGTCCCAGGACAAACCCGACCCCAAAGACCATCCCTAGACAGACCTGATCCTGATGACCATCTCTAGATCGACCTGACCCTTGAGCCAGCCCAGGGACCGATCCGACCCAGAAGATCGTCCCGTGACATACTAGACCAGGAAGCCTAGCCTAGGACCGACCTGGCACGAAGCCCGACCTGAGATCGACTCGGGCCTGTAACCTAGTATGGGATCAACTTGAGCCCGAAATTAGGCCCAATATATCTCAATATTTgcataaaattatattatcgtgagtttttttaaaaaccatCGAACACCACTTAATatgattataaaataattttataccaTTTCGAAACTTTATTCTTCCCTCCAAAAAGACAAGCCAAAAGCCAAAATTACTATAAAAGTTACCAGAAAGTCATTATTATTAACAGCATGAGAATAAAATCCCTCTTTTGCCCCTTTTGAACTTTGTGTGTattaaggttttgaaaaccgaaaCGAACCGACCGGTCTAACCGGTGACCACGCACTTGTCACTTCCAATTCCGAAGAATCCAAACCAATGAAACCTAAAAAATCTAAAACCGAGAGTTAAAAAACACGACCCAATAGCGAAGCCGAAGCTGGGAGTGGCGTTAACACTTTTGCCCTTTATGGCAAGCATATAACTCGCGAGTCGTGAAGTCCCTGACAAAACAAACGAAGCCAAATTTCTCATTTTGGACctccaactctctctctctctgtccccTTCTTCCCCTCTTGACCACCCCAAAACTTTCATTGTCTGCAGAGGATCTAGGGTTTTCAATACTGAGTCTTTCTTCTTGACTTACTGGGTAAGAGAATCTTCTACTATTGCCCTCAACCCTATGCTTGCTTACAAgtttgtttagggtttttaaaaaaatgaagctTTATGTGCACTTCTTTTGCTAGTCAAACAAATTATTATGTGGGTTTTgctgtatttttttgtttgacattAGCTTCTGTTTGTATCGTGGTGAGTTGTAATTGCGTGGAATGTGAAGAAGACGTGTTATTCTGATAGGCTTATTGTTTATCGTGATTGTCTTTACGCTATCCTCTGTGGCTGCGTTTCTTGATGGGTAGAGAAAAtaagcaaaagaaaataaatttcagtGTGAATTgtgttttttgtatttttgggtTTACAGAGTGTGAGGGGATTGTATTACTATCACATGTTTCAGACTGAGGGAGTGTTTACTTTCATTGGTTTGAGATGGTGATGTCTTTCATTTCTTGTTTACTAAACAAAGAGTAGATTGTTTGGGTTCTTTGTATTCCTTCGTCATAAACATGACAAATCATGAAAGGTGTTTTCACTTGTCCTGGGATCACTGAGATTTTGGTAATTATTTGGTTGAGCTTATATTGTCTTGTTTCGTTTTCAATTGAGCTCTATTGTTGGTGACTTTTGTAGTTTCCCTATTTTTTGCGGTTGGTTTAATTATCCTTTGAATTGTGCCGATTTGACGTTGGAAAAGTGTTTTCTACTTTACTCTTTTGTGAAATGTGAATTATCACCAACAGGCATACATGAATATTCAATTTGCAATTTGAGTTTTAGTTTGATGAAATTTGATGTTATGGATTGCGTTCTTTTACTCAGACGAGGCTATAATTATGAGTTTTtggacttcttttttttaatggagtTTTTGGAATTCCCTCTTGTGTCGTTTCAAAATACCCCAGGAACTACTACCATCATTTCCTTTTACTGATTAGGCCGCATTAGTCATGATTTCCTGAaacaatttgattttcttgtctaTTGATGTAAAATTCCCTGATAATTGGTTTTTTGCATTATGTCTCAATTTCTAATGTGTGGAgttgtaaattttttaataattacgCTACTCTTTTTTCCACCACTTGTACAATGTTTGTCTATCTTATttatttcagatttgtgtaTTCTGGTAATTGCTTGTTTAAGCTTTATTGCAACTTTGCTGCTTGGTACAGCCCAAAAGGAAGGCTGCTTTTCAGGCGGCTATGTGATTCATTGGGAAAGCGGGGAAACAATATTCAAGTAGTATGACAACTGAGAGTCCAATTAGAATGCCTTCCCATAAGGTTGCTGCAAAATTCGCACCATTGCCTACCAATATGGTGGCAGAAGAGTTAGGATTGCTCAAGAGTCATACACTTCATGGCAGCGGCAGGGATGCGGCACCTATTCGAAGTGGAAGTGCGCCCCCAAGCATGGAGAGTTCTTTTTTGGCCCTAAGTAACCTTGCATTGCAGCAGAGTTTGAGCCCAAACAGTGAAATTGAAAGCCGCAAGTCGGCAAGAAAATTACGTGACACTATAGCTGTTTCTTCTAATGTGAACTTTAAACCAAGACTTTCTACGCCTCAGAACCTGAATCAGCTGAGTGGTAAATACGGTAATAATTTTGGATGGACTTCTATAGATGACAGCAGAATGCATTTGTCTCAATTTACCCTATCTGCACACACAGAAGAGGCTGAGGAGGATCGCTTGCCTAGGCAGCCCTCTGATGATTTGGTTGAAGAGTCAACTGACTTCTGGGCTGAACAGGATACATCTTCGGTAGAAGGCCATCCCAGAAGTGTGGTTGATTTAATACAGGTAATGTCTTTTCAAGTCAATGTATTCTATTGCTACAATGCTACTTTGATTGTGAATTATTATGCTTGtacatattttacatattttcattTCTATCTTTGGGTTTAAGTTTATCTCGTCATTCGTTCATAACTCTTTTTGTATGCTCTGATTGATCACAAGTTCTTTATATTTCGAAATTTATAGTTGTTAATTTTGGTGGGAAGGTGTGAATACTAAAAGTTGACAGTAGCTACATTTATTGCTTTGTTTCTTTGTGTGAGTGTAAGTGCGTAGCTATTGTTTCTAATTTGCAGCAAGATTTCCCTCGTACTCCATCACCTGTATATAATCAGTCTCACTCATTAAGCTCTGGAACAACAGAAGAAGCAGTGGATAATGATGCTGATTGCAGATTGAATGTGGTTAAATCAACTCCTAGAGCAAATGACAAGAGGCCGTCAATGAAATCTGATTGTGTGGCTGCTTCCGGCCTAAGCTCATCTTCCTCTGATTGTACAGGAAGTGTACCATCCACGTCTCCTCTTCTGGGAGAAACTCTGCATGATACTAATGCAACAGTTATTGAACCTAAAATGAAGGACCTTAATATATCTAGCCTGCCAAGTTCTGTAGATCAAAAAAATCAAGGACCACGGCAGCTCAATCACCAGTCTAACACACAGCTACATCAAGTACACCAGCAAAGAAACAATTCATTTAAAGTTCCAATTGAGGTATCTCAAGTGAGTTCTTTGGGAGTGAATGGCTCATACCCTGGGGCCTGCAATGTCACAACAGAGGTACAGCCAGTACTGCCATCATCTGGCTTGACTCCTCCACTCTATGCAACTGCTGCAGCCTACATGACCTCTGGAAATCCTTTTTACACTAATATACAAACTCCAAACATGTACTCTACACAATACGGTGTAGGCGGATATTCTTTGAGTCCAACTGTTGTTCCTCCACTCGTTTCTGGATACACCCATCACGGGGCCATTCCAATGGTGGTTTTTAATGGGTCTGCTGGTCCAAACTTCAATGCTAGAATATCTGAGGTTGCAACTGGAGGAAGCTTTGCACATGGAGGCGAGATGCAGCAAACTAATAAGCTTTATGGACAGCTTGGATATGCAGTGCAACCTTCTTTTGCTGATCCTGTATATATGCAATACTATTATCAACAACCTCTTGGGGAGGCACATATTACCTCTGGTCAATTTGATCCATCAGCATCCAGGGTTGGAAGCCAAAGTATTGTCACATATAAAGGATCTGATATTGCTGCATCCTCACATGACCCAAGATTCCGACACCAAAAGAATGGAGGAGTGGGAATTCTGAACCCTGGAACTGGAAGAGTTATGGGTTCTTCTCACTACATTGGACGCCCGCCAAATATGGGTACTTCATTGCAAAATCCATCATTTTCCCTCGCTAATGCACATTTGCCAGCTTCTCCAGTTCTGGGTCCTGGAGTTCCTGGAACAAGAAACGAAATACGATTTCCTCCGACTTCTGCTAGGTATGTTGGCGGATATTCTGGTTGGCAGGGTCAAAGAGGATCTGAGAGTCTTCATGATCCTAGAATTTATAGTTTTCTTGAAGAGTTGAAATCTGGTAAAGGTAGAAAATTCGAGCTATCTGATGTTGCGGGGCATATTGTTGAATTCAGGCAAGTTTACATTATGTTT
This genomic window from Tripterygium wilfordii isolate XIE 37 chromosome 9, ASM1340144v1, whole genome shotgun sequence contains:
- the LOC120006419 gene encoding pumilio homolog 6, chloroplastic isoform X2, yielding MTTESPIRMPSHKVAAKFAPLPTNMVAEELGLLKSHTLHGSGRDAAPIRSGSAPPSMESSFLALSNLALQQSLSPNSEIESRKSARKLRDTIAVSSNVNFKPRLSTPQNLNQLSGKYEEAEEDRLPRQPSDDLVEESTDFWAEQDTSSVEGHPRSVVDLIQQDFPRTPSPVYNQSHSLSSGTTEEAVDNDADCRLNVVKSTPRANDKRPSMKSDCVAASGLSSSSSDCTGSVPSTSPLLGETLHDTNATVIEPKMKDLNISSLPSSVDQKNQGPRQLNHQSNTQLHQVHQQRNNSFKVPIEVSQVSSLGVNGSYPGACNVTTEVQPVLPSSGLTPPLYATAAAYMTSGNPFYTNIQTPNMYSTQYGVGGYSLSPTVVPPLVSGYTHHGAIPMVVFNGSAGPNFNARISEVATGGSFAHGGEMQQTNKLYGQLGYAVQPSFADPVYMQYYYQQPLGEAHITSGQFDPSASRVGSQSIVTYKGSDIAASSHDPRFRHQKNGGVGILNPGTGRVMGSSHYIGRPPNMGTSLQNPSFSLANAHLPASPVLGPGVPGTRNEIRFPPTSARYVGGYSGWQGQRGSESLHDPRIYSFLEELKSGKGRKFELSDVAGHIVEFSADQHGSRFIQQKLESCSAEEKTSVFKEVLPHASKLMTDVFGNYVIQKFFEYGSPEQRKEMGNQLAGQILPLSLQMYGCRVIQKALEVIELDQRAQLVRELDGHVIRCVRDQNGNHVIQKCIESVPTGNIDFIISAFCGQVAVLSMHPYGCRVIQRVLEHCTDELQCQFIVDEILESALTLAQNQYGNYVTQHVLEKGKPCERSQIISKLSGHIVQLSQHKFASNVVEKCLKYGGSAERDLIIEEIVGQNEGNDNLLTMMKDQFANYVVQKILEMSNDSQRAILLGRIRAHAHALKKYTYGKHIVARFEQKFGEEYLTSDS
- the LOC120006419 gene encoding pumilio homolog 6, chloroplastic isoform X3; the protein is MTTESPIRMPSHKVAAKFAPLPTNMVAEELGLLKSHTLHGSGRDAAPIRSGSAPPSMESSFLALSNLALQQSLSPNSEIESRKSARKLRDTIAVSSNVNFKPRLSTPQNLNQLSEEAEEDRLPRQPSDDLVEESTDFWAEQDTSSVEGHPRSVVDLIQQDFPRTPSPVYNQSHSLSSGTTEEAVDNDADCRLNVVKSTPRANDKRPSMKSDCVAASGLSSSSSDCTGSVPSTSPLLGETLHDTNATVIEPKMKDLNISSLPSSVDQKNQGPRQLNHQSNTQLHQVHQQRNNSFKVPIEVSQVSSLGVNGSYPGACNVTTEVQPVLPSSGLTPPLYATAAAYMTSGNPFYTNIQTPNMYSTQYGVGGYSLSPTVVPPLVSGYTHHGAIPMVVFNGSAGPNFNARISEVATGGSFAHGGEMQQTNKLYGQLGYAVQPSFADPVYMQYYYQQPLGEAHITSGQFDPSASRVGSQSIVTYKGSDIAASSHDPRFRHQKNGGVGILNPGTGRVMGSSHYIGRPPNMGTSLQNPSFSLANAHLPASPVLGPGVPGTRNEIRFPPTSARYVGGYSGWQGQRGSESLHDPRIYSFLEELKSGKGRKFELSDVAGHIVEFSADQHGSRFIQQKLESCSAEEKTSVFKEVLPHASKLMTDVFGNYVIQKFFEYGSPEQRKEMGNQLAGQILPLSLQMYGCRVIQKALEVIELDQRAQLVRELDGHVIRCVRDQNGNHVIQKCIESVPTGNIDFIISAFCGQVAVLSMHPYGCRVIQRVLEHCTDELQCQFIVDEILESALTLAQNQYGNYVTQHVLEKGKPCERSQIISKLSGHIVQLSQHKFASNVVEKCLKYGGSAERDLIIEEIVGQNEGNDNLLTMMKDQFANYVVQKILEMSNDSQRAILLGRIRAHAHALKKYTYGKHIVARFEQKFGEEYLTSDS
- the LOC120006419 gene encoding pumilio homolog 6, chloroplastic isoform X1, encoding MTTESPIRMPSHKVAAKFAPLPTNMVAEELGLLKSHTLHGSGRDAAPIRSGSAPPSMESSFLALSNLALQQSLSPNSEIESRKSARKLRDTIAVSSNVNFKPRLSTPQNLNQLSGKYGNNFGWTSIDDSRMHLSQFTLSAHTEEAEEDRLPRQPSDDLVEESTDFWAEQDTSSVEGHPRSVVDLIQQDFPRTPSPVYNQSHSLSSGTTEEAVDNDADCRLNVVKSTPRANDKRPSMKSDCVAASGLSSSSSDCTGSVPSTSPLLGETLHDTNATVIEPKMKDLNISSLPSSVDQKNQGPRQLNHQSNTQLHQVHQQRNNSFKVPIEVSQVSSLGVNGSYPGACNVTTEVQPVLPSSGLTPPLYATAAAYMTSGNPFYTNIQTPNMYSTQYGVGGYSLSPTVVPPLVSGYTHHGAIPMVVFNGSAGPNFNARISEVATGGSFAHGGEMQQTNKLYGQLGYAVQPSFADPVYMQYYYQQPLGEAHITSGQFDPSASRVGSQSIVTYKGSDIAASSHDPRFRHQKNGGVGILNPGTGRVMGSSHYIGRPPNMGTSLQNPSFSLANAHLPASPVLGPGVPGTRNEIRFPPTSARYVGGYSGWQGQRGSESLHDPRIYSFLEELKSGKGRKFELSDVAGHIVEFSADQHGSRFIQQKLESCSAEEKTSVFKEVLPHASKLMTDVFGNYVIQKFFEYGSPEQRKEMGNQLAGQILPLSLQMYGCRVIQKALEVIELDQRAQLVRELDGHVIRCVRDQNGNHVIQKCIESVPTGNIDFIISAFCGQVAVLSMHPYGCRVIQRVLEHCTDELQCQFIVDEILESALTLAQNQYGNYVTQHVLEKGKPCERSQIISKLSGHIVQLSQHKFASNVVEKCLKYGGSAERDLIIEEIVGQNEGNDNLLTMMKDQFANYVVQKILEMSNDSQRAILLGRIRAHAHALKKYTYGKHIVARFEQKFGEEYLTSDS
- the LOC120006422 gene encoding mitochondrial outer membrane import complex protein METAXIN codes for the protein MEEVQERAENFTLVTRKSCFNLPTACPTCLPVYLYLKLARVPFQLDFNSIFPDSDQIPYVESGTFVAYNNENGGVIDRLKEDGLVDLDTEIHSVPEWISTKAMITSWLADATAYELWVGSDGDSAYKIYFSDLPWPIGKVLFIKQKYSVKQRLGITKANAEQIEEEIYKRAKVAYGALSARLGEQEFLFENRPSSLDALFLGHVLFTLEALPETSVLRSKLLEHDNIVRYAEKLKREFVEGGSLPSSLPQLSGDPSSSTPRRGPSKWSSKPKNKPKREKTEEEKTFKRRAKYFLATQVVAVVLFLSIIGGHDSSEVELDDDDEGYYGTD